The Nitrospiraceae bacterium genome contains a region encoding:
- a CDS encoding DUF748 domain-containing protein: MHWLIRSPRLAILAAVLLVVYTLVGFFLLPYIIKTQVIPILAEQLHRPVSVADVEVNPFTLSLRVTGFDIREVDQTPVIGFEEFFINLQAISLIRRAYVFDSIRLVLPFVSARVSKAGQLNLLALAPPHNEPQAATPPQEEKAPSPIPAIEIREFEITQGVVEYRDDSKPKPFALDIVPIHIALKNFYTKPGGENSYAFTAELGKGETLAWEGTISLEPVRSSGKFVLSGVKLPSLWKYMQDRFRFTIADGMLTADAAYNLDTGADPLLVQITQASTQVENLKITEEGGLDPVIVIPTVKVEGVELDLAKRDITVANVAVEQASWTAWLNPDGKVNYQQLFAPVPSQAAAPVASAASPQKEEKPWSVFLKQIGLEDHAVDFEDRSLQTPAHIRIASLTADTHDVHIPLKDPLPLSVAMQINDTGQIRVTGSVSPNPFQADLTLGLKEIAIRPFQPYFEKSARIDVLSGAVNVDGQLHLAVHHPRGPFLSYQGNANLTDLSIAGRDQDDEVASMKRFSLNTIRLTVEPTALSIQEVGLQEPVVHLVILSDGGSNFAKLRSSEPAPAPTDQKPPPDQKSKSAPVSVTIGAVKLLKAAATFRDETVQPPVSTGISDFTGTIKGLSSKQIARADVDLAGRVDRVAPLKIAGTINPLSEDAFTDLAITLENLDLTTAGPYSGKYVGYELSKGKLFFDLKYKVSQKVLEAENKVVVDQLTFGEKTNSPDATSLPVPFAVALLQDRNGRIEIDLPIRGDLNDPDFKYGRVLLSTLGNLLTKMVASPFALVGKLVPGGGSAEELQYFEFEPGSAVPGAAELKKAEALITALRERPGLRLEITGTTDPVSDRQALRLQKLKAQLLASWQQERASPKDTNLPVAEEERLIKERFNQQQGQQGGTTPPSKPDMAPKPPTIEEMRRQLAASIPVEDASLRSLADERAKQMRDRLAGEGKLPEERVFLTESDLTASGHEKVRSRVNITAGS; the protein is encoded by the coding sequence ATGCACTGGTTGATCCGTTCGCCTCGTCTCGCGATTCTTGCCGCTGTTTTATTGGTGGTGTACACGCTCGTCGGGTTTTTTCTCCTTCCGTATATTATCAAGACCCAAGTCATTCCCATTCTGGCCGAGCAACTTCACCGTCCCGTTTCGGTCGCGGATGTTGAAGTGAATCCCTTTACACTGTCCCTTCGGGTGACCGGATTCGATATCCGCGAAGTAGATCAAACTCCGGTGATCGGGTTCGAGGAGTTTTTCATCAATCTCCAGGCGATCTCTCTCATTCGTCGGGCCTATGTCTTCGACTCGATTCGGCTTGTGCTCCCCTTTGTCTCGGCCAGAGTGTCGAAAGCAGGGCAGTTGAACCTTCTTGCTCTGGCACCGCCTCACAATGAGCCCCAAGCGGCTACTCCACCGCAGGAGGAGAAGGCACCATCTCCAATCCCTGCCATCGAGATACGGGAGTTCGAGATCACGCAAGGTGTGGTCGAGTACAGAGATGACTCAAAGCCAAAGCCTTTTGCACTCGATATCGTCCCGATCCACATCGCGCTCAAAAACTTTTATACAAAGCCGGGCGGTGAAAATTCGTACGCCTTTACTGCGGAACTGGGCAAAGGTGAGACCCTCGCATGGGAAGGAACCATTTCCCTTGAGCCGGTTCGATCATCCGGAAAGTTTGTCTTGTCGGGGGTGAAACTGCCCAGCCTCTGGAAGTACATGCAGGACCGTTTTCGGTTCACCATTGCCGACGGCATGTTGACAGCCGATGCCGCGTATAACCTCGATACCGGTGCCGATCCGCTGCTCGTACAGATTACACAGGCAAGCACGCAGGTAGAAAATTTGAAGATCACCGAAGAGGGTGGGCTCGATCCCGTGATTGTGATTCCGACGGTGAAGGTCGAGGGTGTGGAGCTCGATTTGGCAAAGCGGGACATCACAGTGGCGAACGTTGCGGTCGAACAGGCTTCCTGGACGGCGTGGCTGAATCCGGATGGAAAGGTCAATTATCAGCAGTTGTTCGCGCCGGTCCCCTCACAGGCCGCCGCTCCAGTCGCCAGCGCCGCATCCCCGCAGAAAGAAGAGAAGCCATGGTCGGTCTTTCTCAAACAGATCGGCCTCGAGGATCATGCCGTCGATTTCGAAGATCGATCGCTTCAAACCCCCGCACACATCCGAATTGCTTCTCTTACAGCGGATACGCATGACGTCCATATTCCCCTGAAGGATCCGCTTCCTCTGTCCGTCGCGATGCAGATCAATGACACGGGCCAGATCCGCGTAACCGGATCGGTTTCACCAAACCCTTTTCAGGCTGACTTGACCTTGGGCTTAAAAGAGATCGCGATCAGGCCGTTTCAACCGTACTTCGAGAAATCGGCCAGAATTGATGTGTTGTCCGGTGCCGTGAACGTGGATGGTCAGCTGCACCTCGCGGTTCACCATCCCCGTGGTCCGTTCCTGTCCTATCAGGGGAATGCCAACTTGACGGATCTGTCCATCGCAGGACGGGATCAGGATGATGAAGTAGCCTCGATGAAACGATTCTCCCTGAACACCATCCGTCTGACCGTCGAGCCGACTGCCCTTTCGATTCAAGAAGTTGGCCTCCAGGAACCGGTCGTGCATCTTGTCATCCTGTCGGATGGGGGGTCGAACTTTGCAAAACTGAGGTCCTCTGAGCCGGCACCTGCGCCGACCGATCAGAAGCCTCCACCAGATCAGAAATCTAAGAGTGCTCCCGTTTCCGTGACAATAGGGGCGGTCAAATTATTGAAGGCCGCGGCCACGTTCCGTGATGAGACAGTTCAGCCTCCAGTGAGCACGGGCATTTCAGACTTCACGGGAACGATCAAGGGATTGTCTTCCAAGCAGATCGCTCGGGCCGACGTTGATCTGGCCGGCAGAGTCGATCGGGTCGCGCCCCTCAAGATTGCTGGGACTATCAATCCGCTGAGCGAGGACGCCTTCACCGATTTGGCCATCACGCTTGAAAATTTGGATCTGACGACGGCCGGACCGTATAGCGGAAAGTACGTCGGCTATGAGCTATCGAAGGGAAAGCTGTTCTTTGACCTGAAATACAAGGTGTCCCAGAAAGTGCTCGAAGCAGAAAATAAAGTCGTCGTCGATCAACTGACGTTCGGCGAGAAAACCAACAGTCCGGATGCGACGTCGCTTCCCGTTCCCTTCGCCGTGGCTCTCCTCCAGGACCGGAACGGGCGGATTGAGATCGATCTGCCGATTCGTGGGGACCTCAATGATCCGGATTTCAAGTACGGCAGAGTCCTGCTCTCGACTCTGGGTAATCTCCTCACCAAGATGGTCGCCTCTCCCTTTGCCCTGGTAGGCAAGCTGGTTCCGGGCGGAGGAAGTGCTGAAGAACTGCAATACTTCGAATTCGAGCCAGGATCGGCGGTGCCGGGGGCAGCGGAGTTGAAGAAGGCTGAGGCATTGATCACGGCGCTTCGAGAACGACCGGGGTTGCGGCTGGAAATTACTGGAACAACTGACCCGGTGTCTGATCGCCAGGCGCTCCGTTTGCAGAAACTCAAAGCGCAGCTTTTGGCCTCATGGCAACAGGAAAGGGCTTCGCCAAAGGATACAAACCTGCCGGTTGCGGAAGAAGAACGGTTGATCAAAGAACGATTCAATCAACAACAGGGTCAGCAGGGTGGCACGACGCCCCCCTCGAAGCCGGACATGGCTCCGAAACCGCCGACCATTGAAGAGATGAGACGGCAGCTGGCTGCGTCCATCCCTGTGGAGGACGCAAGTCTCCGCAGCTTGGCGGATGAGCGGGCGAAACAGATGCGCGACCGATTAGCGGGGGAGGGTAAGTTGCCAGAAGAACGCGTGTTCCTCACGGAGAGTGACTTGACCGCATCAGGTCATGAAAAGGTCCGGAGCCGAGTGAATATCACGGCTGGGTCATAG
- a CDS encoding peroxiredoxin → MALRLGDEAPNFTAETTEGTINFHEWLGNGWGILFSHPKDFTPVCTTELGYMAKIKDDFAKRGVKVLAISVDPLDSHRGWTKDINETQHCTVSYPLIADPDKKVAMLYDMIHPNALDNMTVRSVFVIGPDKKIKLMLTYPASCGRNFDELLRVVDSLQLTAKYKVATPVNWKDGQDCIITPAVTDAEAKTLFPKGFKAVKPYLRYTPQPNK, encoded by the coding sequence ATGGCACTACGATTGGGAGACGAAGCCCCGAATTTTACGGCAGAGACAACTGAAGGGACGATCAACTTTCATGAGTGGTTGGGTAACGGATGGGGGATTCTCTTCTCACATCCGAAGGACTTCACCCCGGTCTGCACGACCGAGCTGGGTTATATGGCGAAGATCAAGGATGATTTTGCCAAGCGCGGGGTCAAAGTCCTGGCCATCAGTGTCGATCCGCTGGATTCCCATCGCGGATGGACGAAAGATATCAACGAAACGCAACATTGTACGGTCAGCTACCCGTTGATTGCCGACCCGGACAAAAAGGTGGCGATGTTGTATGACATGATCCACCCTAATGCGCTGGATAACATGACGGTCAGGTCCGTCTTCGTGATCGGACCAGATAAAAAAATCAAGCTCATGCTGACCTATCCCGCTTCATGTGGCAGGAATTTCGACGAATTATTGCGCGTCGTCGACTCGCTACAGCTCACTGCCAAGTACAAGGTGGCCACTCCGGTAAATTGGAAGGATGGGCAGGACTGTATCATCACTCCGGCGGTGACCGATGCAGAAGCGAAGACACTGTTTCCGAAAGGGTTCAAAGCGGTCAAGCCGTACCTCCGCTATACGCCGCAGCCGAATAAGTAG